One segment of Primulina tabacum isolate GXHZ01 chromosome 6, ASM2559414v2, whole genome shotgun sequence DNA contains the following:
- the LOC142548494 gene encoding small ribosomal subunit protein eS17-like: MGRVRTKTVKKSSRQVIEKYYSKMTLDFHTNKKILEEVAIIPSKRLRNKIAGFSTHLMKRIQKGSVRGISLKLQEEERERRMDFVPDESAIKIDRIEVDQETVDLLESMGMKELPGVVLREDQGPINVAPPVNYGRGGGRRY; the protein is encoded by the coding sequence ATGGGTCGTGTTCGTACGAAGACAGTGAAGAAGTCGTCCCGGCAAGTGATCGAGAAGTACTATTCGAAAATGACCCTTGATTTCCACACCAACAAGAAGATTCTGGAGGAGGTGGCCATAATCCCCTCGAAGCGCCTCCGCAATAAGATAGCTGGTTTCTCCACTCATTTGATGAAGCGGATCCAGAAGGGATCCGTTCGTGGTATCTCGCTGAAGCTTCAGGAGGAGGAACGCGAGCGCCGAATGGATTTCGTGCCCGATGAATCAGCCATTAAGATTGACCGCATTGAGGTTGACCAGGAAACTGTTGATTTGTTGGAGTCCATGGGGATGAAGGAGCTCCCTGGTGTTGTGCTTAGGGAGGATCAGGGACCCATCAATGTTGCGCCACCGGTGAACTACGGCCGTGGCGGTGGAAGGAGATACTAA
- the LOC142547964 gene encoding uncharacterized protein LOC142547964, which produces MENREIGETSRESKGKAPLLGNSKGGSYKRAIGIFDVILRISAATSPSSSSFKLVMMIFPLSLVIPSTATVPANHDMRRTASRYRPKGPVNCLRYTDIYIGYFRLLLLRGDSVPGSHRELGSQLAGDMSAVQ; this is translated from the exons ATGGAGAACAGGGAGATCGGAGAAACAAGCAGGGAGAGCAAAGGGAAAGCACCCCTTCTGGGGAATTCGAAGGGAGGATCATATAAAAGGGCTATCGGAATATTTGATGTTATCCTCCGTATAAGCGCCGCCACTTCACCCAGTTCTTCCAGTTTCAAGCTAGTTATGATGATCTTCCCGCTTTCAC TTGTCATTCCAAGCACCGCAACCGTTCCGGCGAACCATGATATGCGTCGCACGGCCTCTCGCTACCGCCCCAAGGGTCCTGTTAATTGTTTGCGATACA CTGACATTTACATTGGCTACTTCCGCCTCCTCCTCCTCCGTGGCGATAGTGTACCTGGCTCACACCGGGAACTCGGGAGCCAACTGGCTGGCGATATGTCAGCAGTTCAGTGA
- the LOC142548493 gene encoding uncharacterized protein LOC142548493 produces MGNSGSSSSATDPHFASASRAFTHKGLEDLRSLFDSLAAKSQSNGNYVSPPVLKAYIGIDGPLGDRVFTLVSQKRRDQKLTFEDLVIAKGTYEKGTNDDIDEFIYQLLDVSDDGIVGRSDLEAVLTTMLDNIFHKYYSSEPKAGSYQQIMEAFIPDVNSTNDEMSFEDFRKWCAFLPSVRKFLCCLLMPFDSGSQIPQLLHEDHIDPSLILLRKEYAWHIGGALPQYELEEWKLLYHSAAHGLSFSTFFGNIPDDGPTLLIIKDKEGYIYGGYASQPWERHGDFFGDMKSFLFQLHPKASIFRPTGANNNIQWCAANFSSDSIPNGIGFGGRANHFGLFISASFDQGQTFSCTTFGSPCLSKTSRVYPEVIECWGVIPRRADQDRPEVLKGTVLERFKEDRHMLNMVGIANSSE; encoded by the exons ATGGGCAATTCTGGATCATCGTCTTCCGCCACCGATCCCCACTTTGCTTCCGCTTCCAG AGCTTTTACTCACAAGGGATTGGAAGACTTGAGATCGCTATTTGACTCACTCGCTGCCAAGTCACAAAGCAATGGAAACTACGTTTCTCCTCCAGTTCTAAAG GCCTATATTGGGATTGACGGGCCTCTCGGGGATAGAGTATTTACCCTGGTTTCGCAGAAACGGAGGGATCAGAAGCTTACTTTCGAAGACCTGGTTATTGCAAAG GGAACATATGAGAAGGGGacaaatgatgatattgatgagTTCATTTACCAACTATTAGATGTTTCTGATGATGGCATCGTGGGAAG GTCTGATCTTGAAGCTGTTCTAACCACCATGCTTGATAacatatttcataaatattacTCTTCTGAGCCCAAAGCAGGATCTTATCAGCAAATTATGGAGGCTTTCATCCCTGATGTGAATTCTACGAATGATGAAATGTCTTTTGAAGATTTCAGAAAATGGTGTGCCTTTCTGCCATCAGTCAGGAAATTTCTTTGCTGCTTGCTGATGCCATTCGATTCAG GTTCTCAAATTCCACAACTACTGCACGAGGATCACATTGATCCTAGTTTGATACTGTTGAGGAAGGAATATGCTTGGCATATTGGAGGAGCACTGCCCCAATATGAACTGGAAGAGTGGAAGCTTTTGTATCATAGTGCTGCTCATGGTTTAAGTTTCAGCACATTTTTTGGCAATATACC AGATGATGGACCAACTCTGTTGATCATTAAAGATAAAGAAGGTTACATCTATGGAGGCTATGCTTCTCAACCATGGGAAAGACACGGCGATTTTTTTGGGGATATGAAATCTTTTCTTTTTCAACTGCACCCCAAAGCTTCAATTTTCCGGCCAACCGGAGCAAATAATAACAtacagtgg TGTGCGGCAAATTTCAGTTCGGACAGCATTCCTAATGGCATAGGTTTTGGAGGGCGCGCAAATCATTTTGGACTGTTCATCTCCGCAAGCTTCGATCAAGGCCAGACCTTTTCCTGCACCACATTTGGCAGTCCATGTCTATCCAAGACCAGTCGTGTATACCCGGAAGTAATAGAATGCTGGGGAGTGATTCCAAGAAGGGCTGATCAAGATAGGCCTGAAGTGTTGAAAGGTACGGTACTGGAAAGGTTTAAAGAAGATCGCCATATGCTCAACATGGTCGGAATTGCTAATTCGAGCGAGTAG